The Hugenholtzia roseola DSM 9546 genome includes a region encoding these proteins:
- a CDS encoding putative quinol monooxygenase has protein sequence MLVRIVRMEFRPDFVPTFLANFETNKNAIRHFQGCLHLELLQDADNPAIFTTYSHWQQAQDLDTYRHSELFKSVWAATKIGFAAKPIAFSLYPFIQVS, from the coding sequence ATGCTTGTTCGTATCGTCCGCATGGAATTTCGTCCTGATTTTGTGCCTACTTTTTTGGCAAATTTCGAAACCAATAAAAATGCAATCCGCCATTTTCAAGGCTGTCTGCACTTAGAACTCCTGCAAGATGCCGACAATCCCGCCATTTTTACGACTTATAGCCATTGGCAGCAGGCGCAAGATTTGGACACTTACCGCCACTCCGAACTTTTTAAATCGGTCTGGGCAGCAACCAAAATCGGTTTTGCTGCAAAGCCTATCGCTTTTTCGTTGTATCCTTTTATACAAGTTTCTTAA